The following proteins are co-located in the Besnoitia besnoiti strain Bb-Ger1 chromosome Unknown contig00007, whole genome shotgun sequence genome:
- a CDS encoding histidine acid phosphatase superfamily protein (encoded by transcript BESB_070920) has translation MPKSLPNQNRVDILNETCGFDIHRECASYGLRGDDCTSSSLVNAILTEFPKSTVYARSSALRRTLWSAVFFLEGFYGLPWGCGGTTDELVKTAASHVEGSRCLIREVCDGDPKKVLGLRGHHQEVCTAVALPCIHVPRTEGDGLMAAALHHKVSYAQAEEHFAVREGPRAYVGRLFCFVLS, from the coding sequence ATGCCAAAGTCTCTCCCAAACCAGAATCGCGTGGATATTCTGAATGAGACGTGCGGCTTTGATATTCACAGAGAGTGCGCGTCGTACGGCCTCCGGGGAGACGACTGcacttcttcgtctctggTCAACGCCATTTTGACTGAGTTTCCCAAAAGTACTGTGTACGCCCGGTCGTCGGCTCTGCGAAGGACTCTGTGGAGCGCGGTGTTCTTTTTGGAGGGATTCTATGGTCTTCCATGGGGTTGTGGTGGGACGACAGACGAGCTTGTCaagacggccgcgagccaCGTTGAGGGTAGCCGATGCCTGATTCGTGAGGTTTGCGACGGGGACCCAAAAAAGGTTCTGGGTTTGCGCGGGCATCACCAAGAAGTGTGTACAGCAGTTGCTCTTCCGTGCATTCATGTGCCACGCACGGAAGGGGATGGGTTAATGGCCGCAGCTCTGCATCACAAGGTGTCATACGCGCAAGCGGAGGAGCACTTTGCTGTGCGGGAGGGTCCCCGTGCTTATGTAGGCAGATTGTTTTGTTTTGTTCTATCGTAA
- a CDS encoding histidine acid phosphatase superfamily protein (encoded by transcript BESB_070910) gives MKSFGIAFLLGTLCSPHAGASPNDSGIVAPAFPLDYVQSWRTCHTPSHSMIEDIGIPYDVAEPPARPFPNAELQFALIVQRHGTRRSQFEASQTEYYKGMGAGQLLVQGAYELRVSGKEIRRYLQTFSRTATMPKSLPNQNRVDILNETCGFDIRRECASYGLRGDDCTPSSLVNAILTEFPKSTVYARSSALRRTLWSAVFFLEGFYGLPWGCGGTTDELVKTAASHVEGSRCLLREVCDGDPKKVLGLRGHHQEVCTAVALPCIHVPRTEGDGLMAAALHHKVSYAQAEEHFAGREGPRAYVPNKNVQNAIDIAKQIWDMKEFERSGGHWSVGEMWLSEAFAGETTPMKELKTWVENRRKFCAESGECDPEAVPSYESLLEDLKEGFKMGYEAQYGLGGFARFVSSPYLFLFNGISRALVFGRPEDWKELRLLMQVLSGFEELNVDDEDLLKESIKRVKMYLLSFHDFVLVGTMGALQVLPDEVTPFASRFSLELVKAPGGDAREFKRVAEPFDVEKGLNPGGNIKYPKNGYYVRFLLGQPGKTMTPLKMPLCGNRDVCPLNIFLNATYGWLQSYSFMDVTQVFRDRLREFARMMM, from the coding sequence ATGAAGTCTTTTGGCATTGCCTTCTTACTCGGCACTCTGTGCTCTCCtcacgcaggcgcgagccCGAACGACTCGGGTATCGTCGCTCCGGCATTCCCGCTTGATTATGTTCAGTCGTGGCGCACCTGTCACACGCCGAGTCACTCGATGATAGAGGACATTGGCATTCCCTACGATGTTGCTGAGCCTCCTGCGAGACCATTCCCAAATGCGGAGCTGCAGTTCGCGTTGATTGTCCAGCGGCACGGCACGCGGCGATCGCAGTTCGAGGCTTCGCAAACCGAATACTATAAGGGAATGGGCGCAGGCCAGCTCCTAGTTCAAGGTGCGTATGAGTTGCGTGTATCAGGGAAGGAGATTCGTCGCTATCTGCAGACGTTTTCGCGCACCGCAACTATGCCAAAGTCTCTCCCAAACCAGAATCGCGTGGATATTCTGAATGAGACGTGCGGCTTTGATATTCGCAGAGAGTGCGCGTCGTACGGCCTCCGGGGAGACGACTGCACTCCTTCGTCTCTGGTCAACGCCATTTTGACTGAGTTTCCCAAAAGTACTGTGTACGCCCGGTCGTCGGCTCTGCGAAGGACTCTGTGGAGCGCGGTGTTCTTTTTGGAGGGATTCTATGGTCTTCCATGGGGTTGTGGTGGGACGACAGACGAGCTTGTCaagacggccgcgagccaCGTTGAGGGTAGCCGATGCCTGCTTCGTGAGGTTTGCGACGGGGACCCAAAAAAGGTTCTGGGTTTGCGCGGGCATCACCAAGAAGTGTGTACAGCAGTTGCTCTTCCGTGCATTCATGTGCCACGCACGGAAGGGGATGGGTTAATGGCCGCAGCTCTGCATCACAAGGTGTCATACGCGCAAGCGGAGGAGCACTTTGCTGGGCGGGAGGGTCCCCGTGCTTATGTCCCCAATAAAAATGTGCAAAACGCAATCGACATTGCTAAGCAGATTTGGGACATGAAAGAGTTTGAGCGTTCTGGTGGGCACTGGAGCGTGGGTGAAATGTGGTTGTCTGAAGCGTTCGCTGGGGAAACGACTCCGATGAAGGAGTTGAAGACGTGGGTGGAGAACAGGAGGAAGttctgcgcagagagcggtGAATGTGACCCGGAAGCAGTACCCTCTTACGAGTCCTTGCTCGAAGATCTCAAGGAGGGATTCAAAATGGGGTATGAGGCACAGTACGGCCTAGGCGGCTTTGCTAGGTTTGTGTCATCCCCGTATCTCTTCTTGTTCAACGGCATCAGCAGGGCCCTTGTTTTCGGCCGTCCGGAGGACTGGAAAGAGCTGCGCCTGTTGATGCAGGTGCTCAGCGGCTTTGAGGAGCTGAACGTGGATGACGAAGACCTTCTGAAGGAATCTATCAAGCGAGTGAAGATGTATTTGTTATCCTTCCACGATTTTGTGTTGGTGGGCACGATGGGTGCTCTACAGGTTCTCCCCGACGAGGTTACCCCCTTCGCATCACGCTTTTCTCTAGAGCTGGTGAAGGCTCCTGGTGGTGACGCAAGAGAGTTCAAGCGCGTCGCAGAACCCTTTGATGTCGAGAAGGGGCTAAACCCTGGAGGGAATATTAAGTACCCTAAGAACGGCTATTATGTGCGGTTCCTGTTGGGTCAGCCGGGGAAGACGATGACCCCTCTGAAAATGCCGTTGTGTGGCAACAGGGACGTGTGCCCCCTAAATATTTTCCTGAACGCGACGTACGGTTGGTTGCAGTCTTACAGTTTCATGGATGTGACTCAGGTCTTCCGCGACAGGCTCCGTGAGTTTGCAAGAATGATGATGTAA